A region from the Haliaeetus albicilla chromosome 16, bHalAlb1.1, whole genome shotgun sequence genome encodes:
- the CALCB gene encoding calcitonin gene-related peptide 2 isoform X1, with the protein MVMLKISSFLAVYALVVCQMDSFQAAPVRPGLESITDRVTLSDYEARRLLNALVKEFIQMTAEELEQASEGNSSVTAQKRACNTATCVTHRLADFLSRSGAVGKNNFVPTNVGSKAFGRRRRSIQI; encoded by the exons ATGGTTATGCTGAAGATTTCATCTTTCCTTGCTGTTTATGCCTTGGTTGTGTGCCAGATGGATAGCTTCCAGGCAGCCCCAGTCAG ACCTGGCTTGGAGTCCATAACAGATCGAGTGACGCTCAGTGATTACGAAGCTCGGAGGTTATTAAATGCGCTGGTGAAAGAGTTCATACAGATGACAGCAGAAGAGCTGGAGCAAGCTTCTGAGGGGAACAG CAGCGTAACAGCACAGAAGAGGGCATGCAACACAGCAACCTGTGTGACCCATCGTCTGGCAGACTTTCTGAGCAGGTCAGGAGCAGTGGGCAAGAACAACTTTGTACCAACCAACGTGGGATCCAAGGCCTTCGGCAGGCGAAGAAGAAGCATTCAAATATAA
- the CALCB gene encoding calcitonin gene-related peptide 2 isoform X2 — protein MVMLKISSFLAVYALVVCQMDSFQAAPVRPGLESITDRVTLSDYEARRLLNALVKEFIQMTAEELEQASEGNSVTAQKRACNTATCVTHRLADFLSRSGAVGKNNFVPTNVGSKAFGRRRRSIQI, from the exons ATGGTTATGCTGAAGATTTCATCTTTCCTTGCTGTTTATGCCTTGGTTGTGTGCCAGATGGATAGCTTCCAGGCAGCCCCAGTCAG ACCTGGCTTGGAGTCCATAACAGATCGAGTGACGCTCAGTGATTACGAAGCTCGGAGGTTATTAAATGCGCTGGTGAAAGAGTTCATACAGATGACAGCAGAAGAGCTGGAGCAAGCTTCTGAGGGGAACAG CGTAACAGCACAGAAGAGGGCATGCAACACAGCAACCTGTGTGACCCATCGTCTGGCAGACTTTCTGAGCAGGTCAGGAGCAGTGGGCAAGAACAACTTTGTACCAACCAACGTGGGATCCAAGGCCTTCGGCAGGCGAAGAAGAAGCATTCAAATATAA
- the CALCB gene encoding calcitonin gene-related peptide 2 isoform X3, with amino-acid sequence MVMLKISSFLAVYALVVCQMDSFQAAPVRPGLESITDRVTLSDYEARRLLNALVKEFIQMTAEELEQASEGNSLDRPISKRCASLSTCVLGKLSQELHKLQTYPRTDVGAGTPGKKRNVLSDLEHERYANYGEPLGNN; translated from the exons ATGGTTATGCTGAAGATTTCATCTTTCCTTGCTGTTTATGCCTTGGTTGTGTGCCAGATGGATAGCTTCCAGGCAGCCCCAGTCAG ACCTGGCTTGGAGTCCATAACAGATCGAGTGACGCTCAGTGATTACGAAGCTCGGAGGTTATTAAATGCGCTGGTGAAAGAGTTCATACAGATGACAGCAGAAGAGCTGGAGCAAGCTTCTGAGGGGAACAG cctggaTAGACCTATTTCCAAACGCTGTGCCAGTCTGAGTACTTGTGTGCTGGGCAAACTGTCTCAAGAATTGCACAAATTGCAAACTTACCCTCGCACTGACGTCGGGGCTGGAACTCCTGGCAAGAAACGAAATGTGCTGAGTGACCTGGAACACGAACGCTATGCAAACTATGGGGAACCCCTAGGAAACAACTAG